The DNA window ctttttatattCAGACTTGTTGATTCAAGAGACATCATGGAACTGCAACTGAAACAACAGGATTGCGAAAttgtaataagaaaaaaagaagctttACAGCCAAGTCCATACCTGGCATTGCCACCACCTCCTCAAGCATATAGCATGGTTGCACCTCCACCGACACTGACCCCGACCCCGGCCCCTGCACCTACAGCTGCTTCTGCTCCTGCAAAACCTCTCCCTGCACTGAAAGCGGGTGGTTCTCATCCACCTTTGAAATGCCCGATGGCTGGAACGTTTTACCGAAGCCCTGCCCCGGGAGAACCTCCATTTGTGAAGGTAAGTTGAGAAGATCAAACTTTGAACTcctccatatatatatatatatatatatatatatatatatttgattcatGTGTGGGTTTTGAAGGTGGGAGATAAAGTGCAGAAAGGGCAAATCATATGTATAATTGAAGCCATGAAGTTAATGAATGAGATTGAGGCTGATAGATCTGGAACCATAGCTGAAATATTGGCTGAAGATGGAAAACCAGTCAGCGTAGACACGGTACCACTCTCtcatattcttccatttattttcttttccctaaAAAACTTGAATCTAAATTCTTCCAactcctcttcctctttattGTGCAGCCTCTTCTTGTGATCGTACCTTGATTGATAGATAGCCTTCAACAATGCCACCTTTCaagctcttctttttctttttctttttcttaggTTCAAATTTGTTATAGATTTGTACGCACTTTTGGAAGATGTGTcaactttttttgtttttttaataaatgatgaGGATGTTTTTACATGACGATATTCGAACTCTTCCACAATTTTTCTATTGGCTGTTTCCAGATTGATTACCtaaaccctttttttctttcctaacaTCTCTCGCCTAAACCTAAGCATGTTACAATTTACTTGATACacttatcatcatcatcatcatcgcTGCCTACTATAGCTACCTTTCCTGCCACTGTTGTCCTCCTCGTCACCACCCGTTGTAGATTTCCGTCCTTTTGTTGGGGTAGGACGCTTCCTTTTACTATTTGCTGTGTAAGTGGAGTAATCAAATGCATCATCCCTAAGCCTAAGAGTGCTCTTGAAATCCTGTGGGGGGTTTTTAATCAGATGACAGAGGGAGAATAAATGATACAATGGAGAACCAAACGCACCTGGTATCTTTGCATAAACTCTTGATAAGATGTTGGCAGAGAGTTGTGCATGTTTCGCTGATGTCTGAAGGAACATTTTGCTTGGACAGGAACTCCCCAGGTTTTGGTGGTTCATTTGGATTGAAAGACTAATTTCCAGAAAAGAACATGATGAGCCAACTGAATGGCTTTGTGTCTACGTTGTGAATAAATACCAATTAACAAGCATATATATACCTGGCATCGTGCATCCTTTAGGCTGTACACGATCTTTAGATGTCTCTTTAGCTTCAAAAGAAGTTGCAGTGCGATAGCTGCCAGGCTCAGTATAAAATCACTCTCAAACATATATGCCTCTAATCGTTCAAAATCAACTTTTGAGTGGATATAGTAATATGATCAAACTAAGTGTTTGAAATTACCTGAATTTTCTGAAGATCATCTTTTGAGATAATATACAAATCCACCGAGCAAATGTTATGGAGTTTTCCCTCCAATgtagtattattattactcaatTCATGATGAGCGACCGACTCTGGTGGGATTTGCTGATTCAAATCCATCGACATAAAATCACAAAAAGGACGAGCATGGTCGAACTCCACTGACCTGTTCATATCtgctaaaattatattatcagAAAATAGAGCAGGTTGCAGAGGCTGAATCATTCCATTTTCGTAAGGTACCTGAAAGGAGATCCATTAGTAGTTATATTGCATAGGTTTAAGGCTGGAAGCATAGGGGACATTACTTCTCATTCATATTCATCAATAAGTGGTGAGCCAGCCTTGCGTTTGCTTCATGGGGGTCTGTTTCAAGTGCGATAAGATAAGGAACACAAGCAATCGGACAGCCAAGGGGTTTTCGACCCCTTTTATAggcaaaatttgaaagtcgAAGCAAGATAAAATTGCTTGCTCTCTGgcaaaaatttgtttagatACGAGATTTTTCGCAtcctttttctaaaacaaatttggaTGCTCTGGAATCGGTTTTGATAACAaagtttttgttaattaaatcattttgaaatttttgtacacagagtattaagtaattttttttaaatagaattcCATATTCTCAAATGAAAACGGATAATGGattttttcttgaagttcGAGGATTTCTCCTTCGCTGGATTGTTCTGAGTCGGTTAGAGCTAGTCGTAGTAGTTGATTTTTCAACTCTTGATCGATATCCAACTCATTGATCTTTCCTATGATCGGACACTTATTGGCATAGTGTCCTTCATCCCGACATTTAAAGCAAGTTTACTTTCTCTTGCTTCTTTGAGATCTTGTAGGGGTATACCTTTTCTTTGAATACGTTGGCTTTTAAGATTGCACGGGTTTACTCCGATACTTTTCTCTAGGCTTGTATGATCTATATGATTTTGGATACGTTTTGACTTCTTTCTTCTGGAGGTCGAGGGAGCTTCTATCCCCTTGTATCCATATTGATCGCAAAATCTTCCAAGCTCTTTTCTGTTTGATATCGAAGAATTGAgcttgttttgaatctttgactTATTACAAAGTCTGAGTCCTTTTATGATGAAAGATGCTATGGATCCGTATGACAAAGTTTGCCATGGAATTGTTCCATTATACTTTGTCTTAAGACCGTCTTTGATCCTTCTTGAGAAGTGTTTTGATAGTCCATTGACAAAATTCTCCTTCCAGAACTCCAACGAACTGTCCGTTCTAATGAGAACTTTGCTGAAATACATGTCTTTGTACCACCTAAAATCGCCTAAGGTTGGGCACTTTAGGTTCATGAGTATTTCGGCAGATCTCTCCTGGTATTTCAGGGGGTCGCCTACGAACAATTCTATGAGGGTATAGACGAGGGTGTTGACAGCATCCTCTACCCTTTTATGTTGTACCTCGGTCCTGGTTGATGGACCTTCTTCTTTAATGATTTGAGTAGTTGACCTAATAACATAGTGGTTTAATATCTGTTGACGAGTTGATTCGTCAAGATATTTGTCCCACCAGTTTTTGAGTTGCCTGGTAAATCCGGTTACTAGAACTTGAGCTATTTGATGGTCGGATTTATGATCCTGTAATTTATACGCGCCTGCGGGCATCATCATCTCATTGACAACATTCATTATCAGATAGTCGAACAATCCATCGATATTCCATTCATAGAATGTTAGACCATCGAGGGCTTGAGTTTGTAGCGtcttttctttgaattgaATATCCAGGAAAGACGGTTGAGGATACCAATTTTTCTGATTACTGGTATTATTTTGACTTCTAGAGATCCTTTCAATTCGATTGTATAGAGGTTCTTCTATCTCATTTACAATCTCATCTTCGGACTCTTGGATCTCGTCGTAATTGTTAACGACATTGACAAATGAATCTTGAGGTGTTATTCCAGGATTTAGAATCCTATCCAACTTTTCTTCTATCTTGGCCATTGCagcctcttcttttgaaacCCTCCTTGTAAATATGTTGAGATTTGTCGGTCTGAGTATTGGGATTGACTCATCGATCTTTGGTACAGAGCTGCTTGTGCTTTCTTGCTGAGTACCAGATTTCTTCGAGATTTTTCCCTCGATACTCTCAAGTTGAGTAGCAATCGTGGATAAAAtcttatttgaataattattttgatgctgGATATTCTTGATATCCTTTAGAGTTGGATTACCCTTTTCTGGTCCTTCCGGAATCTTTTTGAAAGGATTGGCTTTGACCTTTTCTCCATAGTAGTTGTCAAATTCAACTTCTTCCGGAGGATGTTTTGAATATACATTGCCTCGGTAGTCTTCCAGCTCTTCTGAGTTAAGGTGAATATctgcaaaatattttcttcaaactaTTCAAAGAATAGTATATTTTCTTCTATGGCTTTCATTTCCATATGAGAATACAACTGCGCCCTTAATTCATTTCGCTTAGCTTCTTTGTAGGTTTGAAAGAAGACATTTCTTTTTGAAGAGTTGATAGCTGACATAAAATCTGCTTTTAGAAATTCCTTGTCTATCTGGAAATCAGCTCTGATGACATTTAGCTGACTTTTGTAGACAGATTGAGTATCCATATGAGTATGGGTTGGAGATCTTGAGCCATCGTCATAGTGGATTGATGCCCTTCTTTGATCACTAACCTCTTTTACCTTTAAGGGGTCATACATTGATCTTGAAACTCCTGAAGTGCTCGGTCTAGAATTCAGgaattcttttactttcaaaTGTGACGAAGGTTCTTcgctgaattttatttcaacgctCCCGTCGTCATGTTCGATGATGTGGACTGGGTTTtgagattcttttcttttttggaagaTTTGCATCTATCTTCTATTTCCCAAAGAGTATTTCTGGTTATTTAATCCAAACGAGAGTTTTTGGAATAGTCACCAAAGACTTTCCAATATTTGCCTCTATGAGCATGGTTGATCCCTTGGCGAGAATCTTAATTCTCTTGgagaaatatttgtattcaTGAGCTTATAATAAACCTTGAATAAGACGACTGAAGAATGAGTTTCAGCCTTggtgttcaaatttttttactcTAAGTCCAGCATAAGAGCTGATAATATGTGTGGGTCGTTGAGCGACAAAGCAAAATTTGGATaacaattgaaatagattAGTTCATTCTCTGAGTTAGATTGAATCATTCCCAGTAAAGAATTTGAGAAGTCTTCATGTCTCTTATCTCGTAGGGAGATATGGACTGGGATATCTAATCCAAGTTTGAATAATGGTTTTACAGCGACTTGAACAAGACCGACATGAAGATAGTTAAACTCTTCGCGATGGAGtataagagattttgaaaaaagattcaGAAATTCCCTATTGCTATGAATTGGGATATTTTGGAGTgtaagagattttgaaaaaagattaaGAGATTCCTTGTGGTTATGAATTAGGATATTTTTCCCTAAGAATTTGATGAATGATTCTTGCACTATGATATTCTTGATTGACAATATTTGAGATAGTGAGATTTTCTCCTCTCCTATGttcatttgaactttcttcttcactaggacatttgaaatgatttgattttctatgatttgattttctgagttttctaaaacattcgTTCACAAGATGAAGATACGGGCGACAGgagataaatagaatagaataattCTTTTCTGAATTTCTCAATTGATTTTCAAGAGAGAGCTATCGGCCGATCGATCCCCTCCTTACATTGATGAAgtcttttttataaacttcTTGAAGGTAGATTTGAAAAACATAGATAAGATCAAAGTAGGACAGGACACTTGCCAGTTTTCTAAAAGTAGGAAAAGACATCAagcaaactaataatttagaaGACTAGTCATTTACAAAGTCAAAAACTGATAATTCACATGCGAGCCTTCGATGTGTGGCTGACAAATTGTCAATTTTTGTCTAATAAAGATGTCAAGTTGTTGATAAAATCTTCTTCGGAATCTTTCGTATGACTAAGCACCCAAGCTTGCCAACGGACTTACTGCGCTTCCCGCGTCTTACCACCTGGAACACAAGGGTTATTCGCTCAGCTATCACATACTCAGAATTCCTCCGAACTTTCTCTTATCATCTCACTGCTTTCAGCACTATCATACTTAAAAGATTAAGTAACTCCTCTTCCTTCACAAAATTgagactctgataccatctgaACGCTTAATGACTAGAGCTCTAAAATTTACATAAACTCTGTCATCCTAGCTTAATTTACATgaaaaaatacttaatttaCAAGTAGTCGACAAAATGGGCTCATATCCACGTGAAAGTAATAcattgaaaagtaaaaaaaaaaaaaaatactagcaTAACAccctataaaaaaaagaaatactaGCATAACAAcctataaagaaaagaaatactaGCATGACAACGTATAAAgcttataaagaaaaagaaatatgagcATGATAACTTatacatgaaagaaaaaggaaataatcatcaaataaatggatgaaaaaggaaataaagaaaaagacaaataattgaaagacaaatttgaaaagtgaaagataagttaaaaaagagaagaaatatgTCAGAAAACATATCCAtttacgatttttttttacaagtaGTTTAACAACTGTCTAATCTTTTGTAACTATCAATTTTTAGTAAAGTGGTTGAGATCGTAGATGGTATCTTCTTTTActacaaaagaagaagaggttgAACTGATTCATGGACGAtgaagaagcttttgaaaattaacTTCTGAAGTTGCTTGGACTAATGGGCACGACTTTGAATTAAGAAACTATGTGGTTTTTTGATAAATATTGAAGGTGGTCATTCTTAGATAACCCGATCTCCACTACTTTTACATCTAGGTGGGTATAAGTGTATTTATCtcaccatttgattttgattactTTGAACACCTGTTTAGCTCGATCTTccgtttcttttatttggaaatttcaagttagaatccaaaaaatttgataatatacCTAAACGGATAGCTAATGGAAATAGAGTTTTGAAGATATATTCAACTTATTTAGTGGTAAGCTTAAACCTATAAATTTCTAAAGGCGTTTCGTGGGGACTGAAATAGTAACACCGCCAAATCCAAAAACCAGAACGACCGAACCGAAATGCAGCCAACTGAAGTGAAGAGTTACAAAAGTGGAATTACCAGAATTGAGttccaaaaaccaaaaaatatacatatataaaaaataaaaataaaaataaaaataaaaataaaaataaaaaaactcacAAGTAAGACACGTCAGTAGCACGAAGCAGATCAGCGATGTTGTTAGACTGAGCGAGAAGATGAGTCCCTGAAGTAGCATAGCTGCCGTCCGGTTCATCGAAGAGGAGGAGTAGGTGGTAGGAGGCGCCAAAGAAGACCGGAAGCGATGGCAAAGGGCAAGCAGGGAGCAACCTCGGAGTGTAGTGAATTAGACAAGCCGATGCCACGGAGAGCGGAGGCAGAGGTAGAAGCAGAAGCGGAGGGGGACAAAGTCATTGATAAGAGAGCGATCCGCAGAGAAAGAGCATGAAGAGTAGAGAGGTTGAAGGAAGAGAAATGGAGATGACGACGAGCCCTAACGacagaggaagagagagaagcaaATGGCGGGgaaaattggaattttttcttttgatagaaatttataaaataNttttttttttttttcactctctAATACTCATAATTGATAATGGTGTCAAAATTGTATATATTGTCATAATTGTATAAAGTAAATAATTCCtaggaattttttttggaattttttatttttattttggaccGTCAAGGGTGTCAAAATGCTCGGCAGTAACAAAACATACACAATCAAcgacatttcattttcttattttacgCATGACATACTTGATGGTGACGGGACATCGACGATTGGACTGTGGAACATGTCAAACCTACATTGTAGACTAGTTTACAAGatctataacctagagctttgataccaactctaacgacccaaaattttctacttaatttaaggtcgctactgtatacatatcatgaacattgaatgcggaaatacttcattgaaacttcataaaacatcaccttcatcttaaaacacaaccatAGACAtagtgttttgaaaacacctttaaaacaacataacgaaataaaataaataaacgtttaaattaaaaacattctattctagCGTAagcctaaaaaaataaatacgactatcttatgcatgtgtcatggtctcgagttgcgatgttgTCGTCATCCGTACAggtggggttaaatgcaagaacatgtgaatgcaatgatgggacctatcataatAATCTGTTTTCCTATGGTACTATCTAACGGGcagcttggatgtgtattttagactctacacacagcccacacgtgcgagtgtggacccaccagtcggttcaCACACCGCTAGGCCCCTTTCCTTGTCAGGCGAGCATGCTCTGGTAGCTCATTATGCAGGAAACCCGTTAGAAGTAGTAGCCATCCCGACAACATTAGGTCAAACATGATGGTCGTTCTCTTGCCTAGTAGTGTACGCATCCGTACCATCGTgaaggaataggggtatctcccaatgcatgagcacacaataatgcatgaggtttaaatatattcccatttttattattgtttaatacACCGCACTAGCGTTCTGtccatatcatatcatttttcataacaATCCTCATAtcgtttatcatatctttcatgcatacgTCGGgattgtatttcatgctagttcattgttttgcatgtcaatcatatcatatcattcagaTTACgtaaatatatcatattataacatTTCATGCTTTCAGACAtaacaattttcattatatacatataataccataacatatcgcaatacaatatatcatatcataaacatgatAATTTATCACAGatctcgtaccataacatatttcatatcatattacaacatatatatatatatatatctgtcattcacatgtcgtatcataatcatatcatttcataaacactTCGTAGTCATATTGTTTCCTAAACTTGTCATAGCCTTATCATCCTTATACATCTCATAGTCGTatcatttcatgaacataccttagtcatatcgtttccatATGCATATCCTAGTCATATCGATTCCTAAACTTGTCATAGTCTTATGGTTCTTATACATCTCagagtcatatcgtttcatgaacataccTTAATCATATCGTATTCTAACATATCctaaatcatatcatttcatgatCGTATCCTAGTCTTACCATTACAAGAATGTATTCAACCATATCGTTTTATGAACGCATCCTAGTCATACCATTACAAGAATGCatcctaaccatatcgtttcatgaacgtatcctaGTCATACTATTACAGGAacatatcctaaccatatcattctatcaatctatcataatcatatcattttctatacataacctaaccatatcgTTATGTCAACCATgtcttagtcatatcgttacattacATTTATTGCATTCCTCTCGTATCCTACCTCACatatatcattgaacacaacATAACGTAAGAGTTATCATaccattcacatatcataacacatacataatatatcataattatcgattcataaacaattcactcatattaaatttaaaaccacATGGCACGTGTtagcatcaaatataatcatgccgatagtaaCGTCACTTACCTGATTATTTTAGGCTGGTGTCAgcaatttatccttaatgaaagttcgatttttattttttttttgtatccaAATCAACTTATGTGGATTCAAAAGTCAATTCTTTCTATCCGAATAATTTTTTGGATCTCTTCTTTTCTGTTAAATCTGCTTGAACTAAATgacaatttcctttttctctctaaataaatttgcaaatcttttcttttctgtttgtatctccaatttttttatgtttttttctctctctctagaaccATCATTCTGACTTAAGGATGAGTTActtctatttatttgtttattactGTTGTTACATTACGTAAGTAACACGAGGAAAATCTTTTGAATTCAATAAATAGCTCAAGATATTTAAAAGCATGGTAGATGGGAATTCGATCCTTCTCTCCAATCTGTACCCGAATATgactttcttcaattgggtATGCTCCGGACTTGTTAGCGTTCGTGGTCTTCTATGGAGATGTTCCTTGAAGGTTCAGAAATCAAATGGGATTGGTTTGTCTCGACAAATTTTCTTGTAGGCTCGAATTGAAATTTCAAGCTTCAACCCCTTCTCTTTAATGACGAACTGGATTGAGAATTGGTGTTTGAGGCTCCTTCAACACCGGACTCCTTTAtcaaacttgtgggtaatcttatTTAGAAAGTGTAGACCGAACAAGTTCGAAGGAAAATGGTTGACCATGACTCTTGAATTCGGAAGAAATTCAACACTAGAAAAcccaaaatatcaaaatctaTAACTTGTGATAGGAGACACGACTTAGCTCGATTCTTATTCCAAAGAGTTTATAGATAAAGCTTAAACTGATATTAACACCTTCAGAATCGTCGTGAATTAGAGTTTtgagtttttcaaaaaaaaattatgagaaatATCATATCCGATCAGCGAGCAATCGACCTacaatttgaattatttttattaatcatatGATATATATCAAAGTAAGATTAAGATATtctagaaagaagaaaaaaaataggaaatcttaatatttattaggGATCTACACcatattctaaaatattaatattggcTTCCCCATTTAGAAAACCCAATGGAAAGAATTATTTGGTATCATTTGAAATATTAGAGTATGAAATTCCTTAATTCAAAatgcaaaagagaaaaaaaaaaccaaatgcTTTCTCAATTGCATTTTTGGGCTTAATTACAGCATGGGATCCTTCTCTCCCTTCCCGTTTTTGGGTTACCAACATTGATCATATTCCAATTCAGATATATAATTTGGTTTTCCATTTCTAAATCCATTTTGTACCCTATAAATTCACCACTTCCACTTCATGTTCTTGCACCATTCTTTTCTCTACCAAAAGAGAATAACAAAAACCAATGGCTTCTTCCTTCAACTTTGTGTTCCTTTGGTTGAGTTTTGCAGCCTTTTTGGCAGACCCCATAGCATGTAGGCTCCTTGATCCCATTGGTATCCAAAACATCAACGGTGCATGGCGCAATGCTCATGCCACCTTCTACGGTGACATGGGGGGTGGCGAAACTATGCGTAAGGATTAACTGCACTTTCAAAATACTATCTTCTCattatcttttaatatttatatgatGTTAAGCTCAACGTTATTTCTTACTTGCAACAGAGGGAGCTTGCGGGTATGGAAACCTACACGATCAAGGTTACGGGCTAGAGACGGCGGCAATAAGCACAGCACTTTTCAACAACGGTCTAACCTGTGGAGCATGCTTCGAGTTAAAGTGTCAGCCCGGAGGGCACTATTCGTGCCTACCAAACTCGGGCACAATCAAAATAACCGCCACAAACTTCTGCCCACCAAACTACACGAAAACAGTAGACATTTGGTGCAATCCACCCCAAGAGCACTTCGACCTTTCTCTCTACATGTTTACTAAAATCGCCCCTTATCGTGCTGGTGTCATCAATGTTAGCTATCGTAGGGTACTTTGCCAGAAACAAGGTGGCGTCCGGTTCCAATTAAATGGGAACCCATATTGGCTAATCGTCCTACCCTTTAATGTTGGAGGTGCTGGTGATGTTGTTGGTGTTAACATTAAAGGCTCTTCTACTGGGTGGCTTAAGATGTCAAAGAACTGGGGCCAAAATTGGGAGACGGGTACCGTTTTTGTGGGCCAGAGCCTGTCCTTTCAAGTCACTACCAGTGATTCGAGGACACTTCAATTTGATAATGTGGTGCCTAGCTCTTGGCAGTTCGGCCAAACCTTTGAAGGGAAGCGGAATTTCTAAATCACATAATTAAAGCAGATTTAGGTTTCGTAAGTGTGACTTAAATAAAGCAGCTTAGTAGTAGCCCATGTTGCTACCTTAGTTTAAGTTACAAATGAGTGTACTCAAAAAAATGTCACCAATTTGTCAACTACCTTTTAATAAacacttttcctttttttataataactcCCATTTCATCTCGGTATAACTTAAATTTCTATTCCCCGATAAGAGTTCACTCCAACCATACTAATAATTATTCCAATTATACTCTTTTTTATCGTAGATTCTAATAAGTgatgatattaaaaatttgaaactatatataatatttttgccCAGCTATTATAAAGGccaaaatagaatatgaaaatatagCTTATATATGGATATGAAATCGCccgtttttattaaaattataatatgttAATCTAGTACGg is part of the Cucurbita pepo subsp. pepo cultivar mu-cu-16 chromosome LG03, ASM280686v2, whole genome shotgun sequence genome and encodes:
- the LOC111789690 gene encoding biotin carboxyl carrier protein of acetyl-CoA carboxylase 2, chloroplastic-like; translated protein: MASFTVPCPKPSTLPAFRSASHNNCHRTHIKQNLSLHRRPFCLKDSFSFGSSFVHPPFSGIQEPNKKKSGGVMVHALKEMVVGESSNSAPALVSRGKDESAAEAVSDQNSLPDESTISAFMSQVSDLIKLVDSRDIMELQLKQQDCEIVIRKKEALQPSPYLALPPPPQAYSMVAPPPTLTPTPAPAPTAASAPAKPLPALKAGGSHPPLKCPMAGTFYRSPAPGEPPFVKVGDKVQKGQIICIIEAMKLMNEIEADRSGTIAEILAEDGKPVSVDTPLLVIVP
- the LOC111791147 gene encoding expansin-A25-like, with protein sequence MASSFNFVFLWLSFAAFLADPIACRLLDPIGIQNINGAWRNAHATFYGDMGGGETMQGACGYGNLHDQGYGLETAAISTALFNNGLTCGACFELKCQPGGHYSCLPNSGTIKITATNFCPPNYTKTVDIWCNPPQEHFDLSLYMFTKIAPYRAGVINVSYRRVLCQKQGGVRFQLNGNPYWLIVLPFNVGGAGDVVGVNIKGSSTGWLKMSKNWGQNWETGTVFVGQSLSFQVTTSDSRTLQFDNVVPSSWQFGQTFEGKRNF